The DNA region TCCTCACCGTGACGCTCGCGCTCGCGGGGTGCGGCGCGGGCGGCGACAGCGACGACAAGAGCAGTGACTCCGGCGGCGACCGGGCCGCGGGGGCGCAGGCCAGCCAGGGGCCCGCCGACGGCGGCGGCGCCCTGACCGACGAGAGCGGGGCGCGGGACGGCGCCAAGGCGGACGGCGAACGCGCCGGGAGCGGGAAGGAGCGCGCGGGCGGCGACGCCCGGAATCCGTCCGGGCCGCTGCGGGCGGCCGACACCCACATCATCCGCACGGCCTCCCTGACCGTACGCGTCAAGGACGTGCCGCGGGCCCTGGAGCGGGCGCGGACGGCGGCCGAGGGCGCGGGCGGTCTGGTCGGCGACGAGTCCACGGACCGCGACCGGCGCGGCCACGACCGCTCCCGCGTCGTGCTCCGCGTCCCCCAGGACCGCTACGAGCAGGTCCTCTCCGACCTCGCGGGCACGGGGAAGCTGATCAGCCGCAACGCCAAGGCCGAGGACGTCACCGAGGAGGTCGTGGACGTCGAGAGCCGGATCAGGACGCAGCGGGCGAGCGTGGCGCGGGTGCGGGCGCTGATGGACAAGGCCACGAAGATCAGCGACATCGTCTCGCTGGAGGGCGAGCTGAGCGGCCGTCAGGCGGACCTGGAGGCCCTGCTCGCGCGGCAGTCCTCGCTGAAGGACCGTACGACGATGGCCACCATCACGCTCACGCTCACCGAGTCGCCCCTGAGCGGCAGGGACAGTGAGGACGACGAGGGCCCGACGTTCGCGGGCGCGCTGTCCGGCGGCTGGGGCGCGTTCGTGACCATGCTGGGCTGGCTGGCGGTCGCCCTGGCGGCGGCCCTGCCGTTCGCGGCGGTCGCGGCGCTGCTGGTGCTGCTGTGGCTGAGGGTGGTGCGGCCGAGGGCGGCGCGGCGGGCGGTGGCGGTGCCCGCGGGGCCGGGCACGGGGGTGGCCGCGGGCTCGGGCGGGACGGCACCTCCCGCCGGGCCGGGAGGCACGGGGGCCTCTGGTGCCGACGGCACGGGCGGCTCCGGCAGCGGCGGCGGCACCGCCGGGACCGGTCCGGGCAGCGGCGGCGCGAGCGGCCCCGAGGCCCCCAAGGCCCCGAAGGCCCCGGGCGGTTCGTGACCGACGCGGGGGCGGTGCAGGGTCCCGGTGCCGTGCCGGGGGCGGCGCCGGGGCCCGAACTGACCCCGCCCCGTAGCGTGTCCGCATGAGTGAACGACTGGTGGTCATCGGAGGGG from Streptomyces flavofungini includes:
- a CDS encoding DUF4349 domain-containing protein — encoded protein: MHTSSTSGSSGTGGGPAPAGAPPAPGAPTPRGRAGRTARRGPLTGLAAVLLTVTLALAGCGAGGDSDDKSSDSGGDRAAGAQASQGPADGGGALTDESGARDGAKADGERAGSGKERAGGDARNPSGPLRAADTHIIRTASLTVRVKDVPRALERARTAAEGAGGLVGDESTDRDRRGHDRSRVVLRVPQDRYEQVLSDLAGTGKLISRNAKAEDVTEEVVDVESRIRTQRASVARVRALMDKATKISDIVSLEGELSGRQADLEALLARQSSLKDRTTMATITLTLTESPLSGRDSEDDEGPTFAGALSGGWGAFVTMLGWLAVALAAALPFAAVAALLVLLWLRVVRPRAARRAVAVPAGPGTGVAAGSGGTAPPAGPGGTGASGADGTGGSGSGGGTAGTGPGSGGASGPEAPKAPKAPGGS